A stretch of DNA from Candidatus Methanoperedens sp.:
ACGGATTTTCAAGGAGCTTCTTGATGAGATAGGGAAAGTTGTTGTTGGCCAGCATGAGGCGGTTGAACACATGATGATAGCGATCCTGTGCAACAGCCATGCTCTTGTCGAAAGCAACCCTGGCCTGGCCAAGACACTTACGATCAGCACAATTTCAAAAGCGCTTGACCTTAAGTTCAACAGGATACAGTGCACGCCTGACCTTATGCCATCGGATATCACAGGCACGTATATTATTGAGGATATCGCAGGGAAGAAACAGTACAGGTTTGAACCAGGCCCAGTGTTTGCCAATATCGTTCTTGCTGATGAGATAAACAGGGCATCGCCAAAGACCCAGAGCGCCCTGCTTGAAGCAATGCAGGAAAAACAGGTAACAGTAGGTAATAAGACCTATCCTCTGGATAAGCCGTTCTTTATTCTTGCCACCCAGAACCCCATCGAGATGGAAGGTACATATCCACTCCCTGAAGCGCAGCTTGACCGGTTCCTCCTTAAGATCCTAATGGACTATCCAACGTTTGAGGATGAGAACGAGATCGTTAACAGATACACTAAAAATATTGTTCCCTCCGTAAAGAGCGTAGTCTCAAAAGCAGAAGTCCTTGAACTCCAGAAACTCACGCGTGATGTTCCCATAGCAGAAGATATCAAGGTCAGGGCGATTAAGATCGTTGGCGCTACAAGGGGAAAGAGTGAGCATATTGAATATGGGGCATCGCCAAGGGCTTCTATCGGTATAATACTTGCAGCAAAAGCGCGCTCACTTATGAAAGGCAGGAATTATGTAAGCAAGGAAGATATCGATGTAATGGCATATCCGGTGCTTCGCCACCGCATCATATTGACATTTGAGTCAGAACGCAAGGGGATGACAACTGATCAGGTCATTTCGGATATTCTGAAAAATGTGAAATAGATGTGCATATTGAGACGGTTAAGCGTAAAAACAATTAGTATGGAAGATAACTTATGCTAAACGTAGCTAATGAACTTTTGTTTAACCCGATGTTAAAGTATTCGGAAATAGGGTGGGATGATAATGAGGCTTTAATAGAGGCATTCAG
This window harbors:
- a CDS encoding MoxR family ATPase, which codes for MSNETYASSPRIFKELLDEIGKVVVGQHEAVEHMMIAILCNSHALVESNPGLAKTLTISTISKALDLKFNRIQCTPDLMPSDITGTYIIEDIAGKKQYRFEPGPVFANIVLADEINRASPKTQSALLEAMQEKQVTVGNKTYPLDKPFFILATQNPIEMEGTYPLPEAQLDRFLLKILMDYPTFEDENEIVNRYTKNIVPSVKSVVSKAEVLELQKLTRDVPIAEDIKVRAIKIVGATRGKSEHIEYGASPRASIGIILAAKARSLMKGRNYVSKEDIDVMAYPVLRHRIILTFESERKGMTTDQVISDILKNVK